The stretch of DNA GTAGTCCCATTAAGTGCTACGCAGAAGCGACCTGAAGTTCAATCCTGAGGGAATAAACATATGAAGAAGGATATCCACCCGGATTACCACCCAGTGGTCTTCCAGGATGCAGGTACTGGCTTCCAGTTCCTGACCAAGTCAACCGTAAAGTCTGATCGCACCGTGCAGTGGGAAGATGGCAACGAGTACCCACTCATCGTCGTCGACGTGACCTCTGAGTCCCACCCATTCTGGACCGGTGCACAGCGTGTCATGGACACCGCTGGCCGTGTCGAGAAGTTCAACCAGCGTTACGGTGCCCTCGCGCGCCGCAAGAAGAACAAGTAAAGAAGGAGGGAAAACAACATGGCAGTTCCAAAGCGTCGTATGTCGCGTGCAAACACCCACGCTCGTCGTTCCCAGTGGAAGGCTGACAATGTCGCCCTCCAGACCGTCAAGATCGACGGCAAGGAAGTACAGATTCCTCGCCGCCTGGTCAAAGCAGCTCAGCTCGGCCTTATCGACGTCGAGCAGTTCTAATTCCAGTCGCGCATAAAAGATGCGCGCGGAATAGAATTCCGCAGCCCAGGACTTTTCCTCACGGAGATGTCCTGGGTTTTGGTGTTTTTTGATGCTGGTGTTGGCCGTTGCGGTTGTTGGCCGTTTTGGGCTGCACACCTGCTAGGTCGTACTTCTGAAGCTCATCGACTCCGGTATGCCCGCGTCGGCAGACCCACGCCCGCAAACCCGCGCCGGCAAACCCGAATTTCCGATGTGCAGGGGTGGGTTCACCTCAGGTGTGCTCGTGGGTAACTCAAAGCAAAGCCGACTGTCGACGTCGAAAAGCGTCGTTTAACAGGTACTTCTTTCGAATGCCGGTATTGGTCGGGAACCTAGCATGAGCAGGGGCAATACCTTTGCCGACCGACTAAAGAAGTCTCCCAGATGGTTGGTTATTTTGGGTATTAACCGCATATACTGTTTTCTGTACTAATAGGTGGAGTTTGTTGTGGCCAAAATTTTTGGGCGCACGCTCCAGTCGACGTCAGGCAGAAACCACATGAAACTTCTCGTTGTAGACGATGAACAAGCCGTCCGAGAATCCCTTCGCCGCTCACTATCCTTTAACGGATACGAGGTCATTCTCGCGGACAATGGCGCGGCTGCTTTGGAAATGATCCATAAGGAGCAGCCGGATCTCGTCATTCTTGATGTGATGATGCCAATTCTGGACGGCCTGGAAGTCTGCCGCACTCTGCGCAGTGGTGGCGATAACCGTCCGATCCTCGTCCTGACCGCTCGAGATGGAGTGTCCGATCGCGTAGCCGGGCTCGATGCCGGTGCCGACGACTACCTGCCAAAGCCTTTCGCGTTGGAAGAGTTGCTGGCTCGCGTGCGGTCGTTGCTTCGTCGTTCGTTCACGGAATCGACCGATCATGAAGGCTCTTCCCAGCTGGAGTTCAAGGATTTGCGGATGGATACCGAAACCCGCGAAGTCTACCGAGGTTCCCGCCAGATCAGCTTGACGCGCACCGAGTTTGCGCTGCTGGAGCTTCTGCTCTCCAATCCTCGTCGCGTGCTGAGCCGCAATGTCATCCTCGAAGAGGTTTGGGGCTACGACTTCCCGACTTCCGGCAACGCCCTCGAAGTCTACATCGGCTATTTGCGACGCAAGACCGAGGCAGAAGGGGAGTCGCGTTTGATCCACACCGCGCGCGGCGTTGGTTACGTTCTCCGTGAGAGCGCGTAGTGATTCTGCGCAAGCCAATTGCGCTAGAGGATGATGCTAGCAATCGCAGTTGGCACAACAGTTCCTGGAGTAGGGCACCGCTTCGGTGGCAGCTAGCGATTGTTACGGCACTCATGGTGGCGGCGGCCGTCGGCATTATGACTATCGTTGCATATTGGACAGTGTCGACCTCCTTGAATCGCTCGGTGGATTCTCAACTGGAAAGCGTGGCCCGTTCCATGCTTTCTAGGTCCGTTGATCCGGCGTTCAATAAGCGCATCGAAACTGAAATTGAGTCTTTCAAGGCATATAACCCCGACACCAATATTTTGTATTTTCCTCCTGGCGCTTCTCGGGGTATTGGCGACAATATTCCGCTCGTCAATGAAGGTGAAGTCATTCGAGGGGAAATCCCGATTAGCTTCCGTAACCAGGGTGACCAGAGAGTTCTCGCGCTCAATAATGAAGTGGGAGCTACGGTCGTGCTGGCGCAAGACCTTGGTCCCACCTACGCCCTGGTCAGCTCCCTCGGCATGGTTTTGCTAATCATCGCTGGCCTCGGAACTTTGATGGCGATTGCCGCAGGCATGGTGGTCTCCACTACTGGCTTGCGTCCAGTGAGCCGCCTGCAGCGAGCTGTCGAACACGTCACGGAAACCGATTCTTTGGAACCTATCGAGGTGGTTGGGCGAGACGAATTGGCGCAGCTCACCCGCTCGTTCAACGACATGTTGGAGTCGCTCGAGGCTTCTAGACGTCGCCAGACCGAACTTGTCGCCGACGCCGGTCACGAACTCAAAACTCCGCTGACCTCTCTGCGCACCAACATCGAACTGTTGATGATCGTCTCGAACAGTCCGACGGCAACCATTTCCAATGAGGACCGGCGTGACTTGGAAAAGGATGTCATCGCTCAAATCGAGGAGCTATCCACGCTCATTGGTGACTTGGTGGACTTGGCTCGCGAAGACAGCCGGGTTCAAAATGCGGAATTCGTCGATCTCGGGGATACAATGTCGAATGCACTGGATCGCGTGCGTCGTCGACGCCCGGACGTCAAGTTCGACTTTGTGCGAACCGATTGGTATCTCTTCGGCGATTCCTTCGCGTTGGGACGTGCAGTCGTCAACCTCATGGACAATGCCGCAAAGTGGTCGCCGCCCAATGGTGTGGTTCGGCTCAACATGCAACCAATCAGCGATTCCGAAATCCATATCAGCGTCGCGGACTCTGGCCCCGGCATCCCGGCCGCTGACCGAGCCAAAGTGTTCGAGCGCTTCTTCCGTTCCGTGCAAGCGCGCTCGATGCCGGGTTCCGGCTTGGGACTATCGATTGTCAAAAAGGTGGTGGAGCGCCACCACGGCACGATCGAAGTGCTCGATTCCGATGATGGCGGCACGCTGATGCAAATCACGTTGCCTGGATCTGCCTCAGAGGCAATTATCCGAGCGCAGCATCCGGAGGAGAAGTTGGCCACGGAGCATTAGTTGAAAAACAAAAGTTCCTCACCTTTTCCAGGGTGAGGAACTTTTTTGCTCTCCGCAAAGTTCAACCAGGTAGGGTGCATAACGCCGTACAGCTAGTTAACAGCAAGTGTTCAGACAGGCTTTTATCGTGGCACAGTCCCAGACCAGCTCATGGAGGTTGGATTAAATCATGAATAATCAGCAGGATCCGGAAAACCCGGTTAACACGTCATTTCAGCCGACTTCCGGAGCTCCAACAGGAGGTCCTACGGAGCAGTACAGGGACAGCAGTGATCAGACGATGCCAGGAAAAATGGCCGATGCTCAGGGCACACCGCAGAACCCTTATGCGCATCTACGTGACGATGCCTACAATGCCTACGCCACACAAGTAAATACCGCGCAGTGGGAAGGGCAACCTGAAGCACAATCCATGGCCGGATGGCCAGCAACGGAATCTGCAGAGGTTCCCGCTGAACCAAAGTCGAAGCGCAAAGTAGGACTGGCTACCGCGCTCGGGCTCATGCTGGTTGCCTCCATTGGCACTGGGGTGCTCACCGCAGCGACAGTCGGCAAACCGAGCCATGTCACTCATGACTACAACGCATTGAATGAAAAGTCCGTGCCTCGCGCAGAGAATCTACCTGCTGGATCTGTTGAAGCTGTTGCGCAGCGGGTATTGCCTTCAGTGGTGTCCATCCAGGTCTCTTCGCGTCGCGGTTCCGGTGAAGGATCGGGATCCATCATCTCCTCCGATGGCCAAGTGCTTACCAACCACCACGTCGTCGGCGATGCCAAAAACGGTGGGCTGATCGAGGTCACCCTTAACGATGGGTCAGTGCACCCCGCGGACTATGTGGCCAGCGATGCCTCCACTGACATCGCCGTGATCAAGATCCGTGACGTTCAGGGCCTGCCAGTCCTCAAATTCGGCGACTCCTCACAGGTCGCAGTGGGACAAGAAGTAGTAGCGATTGGATCCCCGCTGGGCTTGTCAGCTACCGTGACGTCCGGCATCGTCTCCGCGCTGAACCGCCCGGTCCGTGCCTCGGGCGGCGAAGGCGGGGAATCTTCGCTCATCGACGCCATCCAGACCGACGCTGCGATTAACCCAGGAAACTCTGGCGGTCCACTGGTGGACATGGAAGGCAATCTCATCGGAATGAACTCCGTAATTGCGTCGTTAAGCTCGGGCAGCAGTGGGCAAAGTGGCTCTATTGGCCTG from Corynebacterium epidermidicanis encodes:
- a CDS encoding type B 50S ribosomal protein L31, whose protein sequence is MKKDIHPDYHPVVFQDAGTGFQFLTKSTVKSDRTVQWEDGNEYPLIVVDVTSESHPFWTGAQRVMDTAGRVEKFNQRYGALARRKKNK
- the rpmF gene encoding 50S ribosomal protein L32, which produces MAVPKRRMSRANTHARRSQWKADNVALQTVKIDGKEVQIPRRLVKAAQLGLIDVEQF
- a CDS encoding response regulator transcription factor — its product is MKLLVVDDEQAVRESLRRSLSFNGYEVILADNGAAALEMIHKEQPDLVILDVMMPILDGLEVCRTLRSGGDNRPILVLTARDGVSDRVAGLDAGADDYLPKPFALEELLARVRSLLRRSFTESTDHEGSSQLEFKDLRMDTETREVYRGSRQISLTRTEFALLELLLSNPRRVLSRNVILEEVWGYDFPTSGNALEVYIGYLRRKTEAEGESRLIHTARGVGYVLRESA
- a CDS encoding HAMP domain-containing sensor histidine kinase, with the protein product MTIVAYWTVSTSLNRSVDSQLESVARSMLSRSVDPAFNKRIETEIESFKAYNPDTNILYFPPGASRGIGDNIPLVNEGEVIRGEIPISFRNQGDQRVLALNNEVGATVVLAQDLGPTYALVSSLGMVLLIIAGLGTLMAIAAGMVVSTTGLRPVSRLQRAVEHVTETDSLEPIEVVGRDELAQLTRSFNDMLESLEASRRRQTELVADAGHELKTPLTSLRTNIELLMIVSNSPTATISNEDRRDLEKDVIAQIEELSTLIGDLVDLAREDSRVQNAEFVDLGDTMSNALDRVRRRRPDVKFDFVRTDWYLFGDSFALGRAVVNLMDNAAKWSPPNGVVRLNMQPISDSEIHISVADSGPGIPAADRAKVFERFFRSVQARSMPGSGLGLSIVKKVVERHHGTIEVLDSDDGGTLMQITLPGSASEAIIRAQHPEEKLATEH
- a CDS encoding S1C family serine protease translates to MNNQQDPENPVNTSFQPTSGAPTGGPTEQYRDSSDQTMPGKMADAQGTPQNPYAHLRDDAYNAYATQVNTAQWEGQPEAQSMAGWPATESAEVPAEPKSKRKVGLATALGLMLVASIGTGVLTAATVGKPSHVTHDYNALNEKSVPRAENLPAGSVEAVAQRVLPSVVSIQVSSRRGSGEGSGSIISSDGQVLTNHHVVGDAKNGGLIEVTLNDGSVHPADYVASDASTDIAVIKIRDVQGLPVLKFGDSSQVAVGQEVVAIGSPLGLSATVTSGIVSALNRPVRASGGEGGESSLIDAIQTDAAINPGNSGGPLVDMEGNLIGMNSVIASLSSGSSGQSGSIGLGFAIPANQAKRIAQQLVETGQVKQPVIGVKVSQSSEYRGALVAEVDPKSPAGQAGVSRGDLVTKVNDRVIDNADALIAAVRSQEFGQTITLEIMKPDTKETHTIQVTLPPQ